In the Topomyia yanbarensis strain Yona2022 chromosome 3, ASM3024719v1, whole genome shotgun sequence genome, one interval contains:
- the LOC131692459 gene encoding polycomb group RING finger protein 3, producing MERRIKLKTLNKHITCEICSGYFIDATTVTECLHTFCKSCLVKHLEENNTCPTCENVIHQSHPLQYISFDRTMQDIVYKLVPNLMENEMQREREFYKSRNLPCPKDMPQMQQDSDDRANELAHQEADYHRLDEQVNLCLECISSNFRHLKRRIIRCSSQATITHLKKFIAKKVLNGIERYKDIDMLCNDELLGKDHTLKFVYVTRWRFKDPPLRLQYRPRVDI from the coding sequence ATGGAGCGACGAATAAAGTTGAAGACACTTAATAAGCACATTACGTGTGAAATATGCAGCGGATACTTCATCGATGCTACGACTGTCACGGAGTGTCTTCATACGTTTTGCAAAAGTTGTCTAGTGAAGCATTTAGAGGAAAATAACACATGTCCAACTTGCGAAAATGTCATCCATCAGTCTCATCCGTTGCAGTACATCAGCTTCGATCGGACGATGCAGGATATAGTGTACAAATTAGTGCCGAATCTGATGGAAAATGAGATGCAGCGAGAACGTGAGTTCTACAAATCTCGCAATCTACCCTGCCCGAAGGACATGCCCCAGATGCAGCAGGACAGCGACGACAGAGCGAATGAGCTGGCTCATCAGGAGGCCGACTACCATCGGTTGGACGAACAGGTCAATCTGTGTTTGGAATGCATCAGCAGTAACTTCCGGCACCTGAAGCGGCGTATCATTCGCTGCAGCTCGCAGGCAACCATCACTCACCTCAAGAAGTTTATCGCCAAAAAGGTGCTGAATGGCATCGAGCGATACAAGGACATCGACATGCTGTGCAATGACGAACTGTTGGGCAAAGATCACACCTTGAAGTTCGTGTACGTCACCAGGTGGCGCTTCAAAGATCCTCCTCTGCGGTTGCAATATCGTCCTCGAGTTGATATCTGA